TTTAATTGAGTAGTTTTGTTAGAATGCTGGAGACAAAGGATCAGATAATAAAGAGTTGGGAGTGTGAGTAGTGAAAAAgttgagagaaaaggaaaaggcaacttttttttttttttttttttgagatagtctctctctgtcaccaggctggagtgtagtggcatgatcttggttcactgcaacctccaccttccaggttcaaacaattctcctgcctcagcctcctgagtagctgggactacaggcgtgcaccaccacgtccagctaatttttgtatttttagtagagacggggtttcaccatgtttggccaggatggtcttgatctcttgaccttgtgatcagcccaccttggcctcccaaaatgctggaattactggcgtgagccaccatgctcaactgGGAAAGACAACTTTTAAAAGAGTGGTATAAGTTTATTCTATGGGAAAATTGGACcagttagagaaaaaaaaattagcaaaatgttACAGTTTAAAAATTGTAGCAGAgttaaaaataacttcattttgGAGTAGAAAAGATTTGAGTGTGTTTTTAGACAATTGAAGGGACTGAATAGGAAGGAAAACAAGGATGTCGAGTCCCAAGAGAGTCCGTAAAGATAGTATTAAGATCCTAGAAGGATCAGGATTTGGAGACTTGAGtgaagaaagagagtgagaataATGAGAGTTTTGAGAATTTGAGAAAGGAATTTGAGAAGTTTTACCTAGGGAAGCCTATTTTCTAGGTAAAGTAGAACATAAAATCACACACTAAGAAATGGGCAGCAGTGAAAATGCCTGACTGAAGTTGATGTAGCGTACATTTGTATTGATAGTACCATTTGGTgattttctcattgctttcaacacataagtaaatgtatttattaagcatttactgtgTACTAAGCACTGTACAAGATCCTTGGGATTCTAtctgtaaacaaacaaaactccctGCTCTTGTGGTGGTTACAGGTGACTGGGGTAAGGggagaaaaacaagtaaataatattttaaaataaacatatgagGTAAATAAAGCTACCTGGTCTGGGAACCAAGAAAGCAAATGGGAAGATTAGCCAGACGTAACTGCAATTTTATATTGCATATCATATTCTAATTtaagatagaaataattttatttttatacagctCATTGTAGAATCTAGCTTGCTTAAACTAAGACAAGAAGAGTATGGGTATGGTGGAGCCTTTGTGTACCTAGATTGTAGCTATGAAAGAAAtctatatttacatttaagaGTGAATTCATCAATTTAGGACAACTTTATAATTATGTTATAAAGTTATTTCAGGGCCTTTGACAAGAGAAAAGATGGTGAACTGTcatataataactgaaattaaatatttggttAGAAAAAGATAATTTGCATCTTATTTccaaaaaagatgatttttaagtACATAGAAATTTGTTATGTTTAAAGGCTTTAAAGATCTATATAGAGTTGAAGATccctttttaataataaattggtTCTTTTGGTAATCATTTTTTTATATTCTACTCTCATGGCCCTTTTTAATTTCAACAGGCATtggaaaagtgaaaagaaaacctaGTGTGCCAGATTCTGCATCTCCTGCTGATGATAGTTTTGTTGACCCAGGGGAACGTCTCTATGACCTCAACATGCCCGCTTATGTGAAATTTAACTACATGGCTGAGAGAGAGGATGAATTGTCATTGATAAAGGGGACAAAGGTGATCGTCATGGAAAAATGCAGTGATGGGTGGTGGCGTGGTAGCTACAATGGACAAGTTGGATGGTTCCCTTCAAACTATGTAACTGAAGAAGGTGACAGTCCTTTGGGTGACCATGTGGGTTCTCTGTCAGAGAAATTAGCAGCAGTCGTCAATAACCTAAATACCGGGCAAGTGTTGCATGTGGTACAGGCTCTTTACCCATTCAGCTCATCTAACGATGAAGAACTTAATTTCGAGAAAGGAGATGTAATGGATGTTATTGAAAAACCTGAAAATGACCCAGAATGGTGGAAATGCAGGAAGATCAATGGTATGGTTGGTCTAGTACCAAAGAACTATGTTACCGTTATGCAGAATAATCCATTAACCTCAGGTTTGGAACCATCACCTCCACAGTGTGATTACATTAGGCCTTCACTCACGGGAAggtttgctggcaatccttggtATTATGGCAAAGTCACCAGGCATCAAGCAGAAATGGCATTAAACGAAAGAGGACACGAAGGGGATTTCCTCATTCGAGATAGTGAATCTTCGGTAAGTTGATTTTCAGAGGTAAATACAAATAGAGctctgtatattaaaaaaaagagagagagaaatggagaggtTAAGTGGCTTCCCTAAAGTTAACCAGGTAACAAGCTGGGACATAACATAAGCATAAATGTTCCAAAGCTAAAGTCAGCATTCTTTCTAGCTATCTATTTTGAATGAAAGAGAGTTGTGGCAGTGATGCTACAACTGAATTATTTGGTCTTCTCTAGTTCTGTTGATTTTGCATTCCTGATATATTTTCTGTTGCATTAAACTAAATGGAAAAAATGGAACATTAACTTCTTCATTGAATATAGAATAATACTATAGATTAAATTGGGTAGCATCTAAAAAATTGCTATTGGATGCAATGTGTAAGAAGATAGTCACTGTAGTCCTTATGACATAGGAAatccctgaatttaaaaaattgatactaAGTTTCTTCATAAATTGGTTACTTGGAAAttggaatacatttttattgtaatctcaaaaaacctattttaacactgtgtttgaaATGCGTTTGCAATAAAAGGTAAATTATATTGCAATACTAGTaaacaataaaactataaaaccataaaagttgaaaaataatatgGTTTCATGGTCTCTTTTAGATACTGTTTAGGATATTAGAATTTGATGacactcattttccttaaaaatgcCCTTTTTCTTGATAAAAGATATCATtacttttccatttattaaatCATGATTAATCTTGGCTTTGCGTGAGTATATTTGTACAAAAGGGAATGTGTAATTGcacaaaattttgaaagaaaatgtgtGGAAGTGGAGTGTGGTAGGGAGAGAGATTAATTGAACTTCTGATATGAAGTTCAGGAAAATGGGGCCTGTGCCTAATCCCTCAGAAAAGCAGTTGGTTGGCAGTAGGGAAGAGTGATGACATCCATTTTCTGTTAGTTGCCTGATCTGGCTCACTGTTTGAAACTTTGGGAGTAACTGTAGAAAAAGAGGCTTTTGGGGGTTGATATAgactgtaacaacaacaacaacaacaacaacaaaaactaattaaaaagaaaatagcttgaATGCAGAATTGTGTGTATTTTCTTGTGGGTAATTGGGCATAGGTATAAGACAAAATACAATATATACCATTATTTTTAGCAGTATACTTTTTAAGGTTAGGTCTCAAGTAGGCATATTTTGTTTAGCCTTCACagtgttttttaaacatttaaattcattgcccatatttaaatattaggatatttattataaaaattcagaCTTTAGACCATTTAAAATTGGAAGAACTGCCAACATTGAGACCCTATTCCTGCGGGGCAACAATCACAGCTGAGAAGTCACCACTTCTTTAGATTGGTGATACACTGTCATTTTCTCTGCCCATCTACCCTTCCACTCTGACACTTGTTTACGTTATTCTTCTGGCTCTTGTAGGCATTTGAGTTTGTGGCCTTTCCTTAAAGTTTAGATTAATTCTCATTTGTGTGTTCTTCATTTTTGGGAATTCAGCATGTTATCCCTAAGACAGCTACTGTTAGCTACACATTGAAAAGGGGTTGGGTGGGTATCTTAGACTTTCTCATGTGTTTCTCTGACTGGAGAGAAGATAGCTCTTGTTCTTCAGATATGTAAAGGATTTGCTGTGGGTGTCTACTGGTGGAGCTGTGGGTGTTAAGAGACTTTTGATTACgcaggtttgaatcctggctctgttgTTAACTAGATGGATGATACTGGCCAAGTTATTAATAGCTtccctgagactcagttttcacatctgtaaaaagGGTTTTGTTTTGAGGAGTAAAGAAGATAAATCTATGTAAATAATTTACCATGGTGCCTAGGACTTAGTGCTTAAATTTTAGCTTTTAGTTTAATATAAATATACTGATAGAGGGCTTTCAAAATGTTtactgtatgtattttttttttcccttttagccAAATGATTTCTCAGTATCACTAAAAGCACAAGGGAAAAACAAGCATTTTAAAGTCCAACTAAAAGAGACTGTCTACTGCATTGGGCAGCGTAAATTCAGCACCATGGAAGAACTTGTGGAACATTACAAAAAGGCACCAATTTTTACAAGTGAACAAGGAGAAAAATTATATCTTGTCAAGCATTTATCATGATACTGCTGACCAGAAGTGACTGCTGCGTAGCTGTAATTTGTCATGTAATTGAAGACTGAGAAAATG
The sequence above is drawn from the Rhinopithecus roxellana isolate Shanxi Qingling chromosome 1, ASM756505v1, whole genome shotgun sequence genome and encodes:
- the NCK1 gene encoding cytoplasmic protein NCK1 isoform X2, translating into MDWLNVFKDFFSIGKVKRKPSVPDSASPADDSFVDPGERLYDLNMPAYVKFNYMAEREDELSLIKGTKVIVMEKCSDGWWRGSYNGQVGWFPSNYVTEEGDSPLGDHVGSLSEKLAAVVNNLNTGQVLHVVQALYPFSSSNDEELNFEKGDVMDVIEKPENDPEWWKCRKINGMVGLVPKNYVTVMQNNPLTSGLEPSPPQCDYIRPSLTGRFAGNPWYYGKVTRHQAEMALNERGHEGDFLIRDSESSPNDFSVSLKAQGKNKHFKVQLKETVYCIGQRKFSTMEELVEHYKKAPIFTSEQGEKLYLVKHLS
- the NCK1 gene encoding cytoplasmic protein NCK1 isoform X1, with the protein product MAEEVVVVAKFDYVAQQEQELDIKKNERLWLLDDSKSWWRVRNSMNKTGFVPSNYVERKNSARKASIVKNLKDTLGIGKVKRKPSVPDSASPADDSFVDPGERLYDLNMPAYVKFNYMAEREDELSLIKGTKVIVMEKCSDGWWRGSYNGQVGWFPSNYVTEEGDSPLGDHVGSLSEKLAAVVNNLNTGQVLHVVQALYPFSSSNDEELNFEKGDVMDVIEKPENDPEWWKCRKINGMVGLVPKNYVTVMQNNPLTSGLEPSPPQCDYIRPSLTGRFAGNPWYYGKVTRHQAEMALNERGHEGDFLIRDSESSPNDFSVSLKAQGKNKHFKVQLKETVYCIGQRKFSTMEELVEHYKKAPIFTSEQGEKLYLVKHLS